gtgtcctctcctctctaatCTCCCCAGCTGCTGTTCAGGCCTTAAGAGAGGGATCAGAGGGGAACATAGCGAAGTGCGGGCCCCATGATGCAGCGTCTTTTTTGGGAGGCAGTGCTCTGAGAGACAGAGCCACAAAAAGCATGTGAGCTCAGACACTGTGAGGCCTGTCAACGTAGCAGTCTGTCACCGCGGCCTGAGCGGCTTTGTTCGTGGCCAAAAAAGACCAACTGGACCCAACGGACACACAGAACAAGAAAGATAAACAGAGATAATGTGTCATCCCCAAATATCGACACAGGCTCATTCTCCGCATGTCCAATAGTCCAGAGGTGTTGGCTCATCTTCCATTCTTAATGTCAACTAATCTGGATGGTGATAAAAATCATATCACTGTGGAGATAGAACATTTGGAGGCAGGGACAAGGAAGACAGGAAGTGCTGACTGATTTATTgatgtgaagttgttttttaaccTGGTGATTAAATGTACTCTACACAACTTCAAGACCAAGGTATGAGCTTAgatatttatagtttttctttgtagtttttgtttttatttttgacgtGAGTGGGATTAACCAACACATAACCTCTAATGTGGACAAGAATATAGCTTATTGGGTTTTTTGCCCAACGTAGCTCAGGGGATGGTCAACTCATAgtctgtgtataaagatggacgacgcgtctccacaTGCGGATACAgggccgccatcttgtgcttttgatgtATATTTGAAGAAGAGTCTACTCAGGGTGATCTTGatgtggagccacagtatcgagGTCTCGCtgatacacacactcgaccaatcatgagtcagtctcagctgtcaatcatcacgtttCACCCTGTTGTAATAGCATCAAAAAAACGAATTAAAAACCTCATTAGAAAAATTTACTCTTGAACAAACAGAGTGGttagaactacctaaaatgacagaaaccatttttacgtgtgctttttagtttggtacatgtcccatccacttacaaggaggaggcagggttcatgatctatactgcagccagccaccagggggcgattgagatgctttggcgtcacttttgtggagctgtcatgtccatacttatatacagtctgtgtgtcACCTGGTCGCCCctccactttggtccagactacAAATATTTCTGGATTGTCATAAAGTTAAATGTTCCACAAAGGCTGAATCttacagatttacctttaaAGCCACAGAGAAGTtaacatctgtgtttttaagtgaCCCCCTCAGCCGGATAGAATTGAACAATCGCTTTTTATCTCCTTTGTTTATGACCGGACTTCCAAAAGTTATCACGTTCCTCGGCCTTTGCTGTAGATCTGGTCGAGAACAGATTTCTACTCATCTGGAAGTTATTTACACGCAGACCTGCCATGTGGTTAACACTGTATTACTCATGTACACACAGACGCAACACAAGTACATGCTTTCCAAACGCAGACACATGAGCTGCATACATACATACCTCATCATCTGGGTCATCGCTCCACATCGCCTCCAGAGAACATAACGAAAGAATTATACAGATATTGTTCCAGGCATTTATAGCTGTGTTTGTCCTGATCTGCTGTTGAGGGATGAATAATGGTCAGAGATCTTTTACAGAATAGTTGTTTTAAtacagaatgaaaaatgaaacataTTGCTGCTCTGGTGAATTCAGccatttttattacaaaatagaagaaaaaacatttttattttcaaatctcATATTACATAATTCATACAGTGAATTTGTAGCTTATATCTTTCCAAAACATTTTACACCTCATCTATACAGgaataaataatgcattttataGCTGACGACATGTGATATGATATATGACATATTCACTAGATGGGTAGAAATGAGATATTCTAACATATAAAAGATATTCCAGTTAAAACTATTTACGAGTGCTTTGTTAATATGAGTTGTTCACGTAGAGGAGAGGTCAGCGTACAGGTCGTACTCTCTGTAGGTCAGGAAGCTCTTCAGTCTCGGAGGAAAAGGAGCAGCAGCCATGGCTTTGGGGTCGTTCAGCGCCCTGAGGCTCATGTGACGTCTGATCACCAATCGACACAAGTGCTGCAAGGAGCGAGGTTTGCcttgggacacacacacatataaacatataacCTCCAGTTGTATGTAAAGTCAAATTTAcaatatgtatgtttgttttattttactcagTATGTCAGAGATCTCATCCCACTCTGGCCTCCTCTCCAGGATGCGTCTGAGGTCCGGACAGATCCTGACGTAGTCGACGTAGTCCAGGAGCATCCTCACCACGCTGCCCGCCAGGTGTGTGAGCCACGACACCGACACAAACTCACAGaactgaaaaagcaaaaaataagtAAACTGGATTATTTTTAACGGCTCATTTATTATCCGACGGGCTTAATGACTTGATGAAAAAAGGTGTCTTTCTTTGTATTGCTCTTACTGGGACCACAGTAGGTTGACTGTAAATTTGGTAGACTTGGTTATGGAGGTCAATCCAGGTACTGTCCATTTCTTCACCGTCGGCATGGCAACACTGGAAACACCTAGCAGGGGCGGTGTAGCAGAGACGTATTGTTGTAATCGTATTTTGTACATGACCGCTTTTCACGTTGAATCCAAGTTAaaactcaaattaaatcaatacaattttaattgatttgacAGAAGCTCTACGTACTTGTCAGCGCGGTATCCGCTGTtgagcagcagccgcagcatgACCTGGTTCCTGAGGCAGTACTGCAGGgctgtgggaaacactgtgtTACTGATCACCCTGAAGTAACAGTTCACCTCGGCTCCGTaggacagcagcagctgcaccagCTCGTACCTGCACAGAAAAGGTTACAGCGACAACGACATCAACCTTGCTACCACATATCAATGAATAAACACTTGCACACCAAGCACCTCTCGGCTCGTATAGCGACCAGGATGCATTGCAGCGGGTCCAGGTCGGTTCTCGCTCCAGCCGCCAGCAACATCTCAGCACAGGTCATGTCATCGTTGGAGACGGCGAAGTACAGAGGCGTCTTCCTGAGGTCCCCGTAGTTCTCTGAAACGAGATTTACACAAGATAAGTTGCTTAAAGCTTTTGCAAAAGATTAGGAattcaaattatttaaatgaattaattcaTTTAACAGGAACAATGTTTTTCGTGTGTTTAAGAAAGTGATTGATGCCTGACGTTTGCCATATTTTTCACACTTGAAAGTCTTTGCCACTGGTTTGAATGTAGCTTTAGCTTATTATCTGCAATTAGCTTCACCTTTTCGGGACCCCCTGGTTTACACTTATTACCATATGTagctagaatggcactcaatagagcacacacctccaccaaggtccaacagactccttaaatttaatcaagctgcatcagAATTTACACCCTCATAGATATCATTCCTCTGATTATGCTGCATTTTTCTCATCAAAATCCGGGAACTTTTCCCAttgaaattggtgaaaatgtcccaaactCAAAATTCCTGTatcctttgtccagatccaagcaaaaatgtaatgatttccttcttggctcatgtcccatccctccacaaggttttgtggaaatttgtGAAGTATCTTTTATGTAATGCtgttcacaaacaaataaacaaaaaattacTATTGTGCGTACGCTCCCCGTTTTAAGAGAAATGTCTTGCCTGCATTAGTACATGTATGTGTCCAGAGATCCGGCCCTGCATGTATTCATCAATACacttcctgacccataccagAGATGTGCGTGTGCAGCAGGGCGCTGACATCATATCCTCTCTGTATGAGCAGCTCCAGACACTCAACCTGTCCCCCGTCAGCTGCTGAGTGGACGGGGCTCTGGCCTGAGAGACGGATCGCTCGCTTTGTGGTGATGGGGATGAGAGTCCTCAGGGCTctgcagcgagagagagagagagagggaggagggggcgggtagaaacagtgaaaatgcGAAGGGGAAGAAAACAGGACATAGAGAAAAATGTTCATTAGACTGTGGTTTGATGGGAGTGAAAAACAGCGATCAACAGAAGGCTCTTTGTGGAAATGAGTGGAGTGAAAACACTGCCGAGCTGTGAGGTGGAGACGGACATGTTCTCGAAATTCATGTTAATTTGTCTTGGGCAATTTCTTTCTTTCGGGCCTTCACGACTGCGTTGAGCTTTTGGCATGAGAATATGGCCAGATTTGATTGTGTCAGGGTGACTGACTGTTCTTTTGGTGCGTGCACAGTCACACAGCTTCAGAAAATAAAGGTTAACTCGCAGTATGTGTCCTTCGTATGCGGCTCTGTGGATGGGCAGCTGGCAGGCATAGCTGGCCACATTCGGGTTGGCTCCGtgctgcaggagcagcttgATGCAGTCCAGGTTTCCAGATCCCGACGCATCATACAGAACCGTGTCTCCGTTGCTGGCCTGGGCGTTCACGTCGCCACCTAGTGGAGGACAGGGACAATACAGCCGGGTCTTGACGTGTACGCTGTGCACACAGTGGGTTTCTTGACAGCGTTTGAGCACGTTTACCGTTCTGTATGAGCAGGTCCAACGCTTCAGTGTTGCCGTATTCAGCCGCAACCCCCAGAGGTGTCACCCCGTGTCCGTCTCGGCCCGTCACTTTGGCTCCGTGTCGAAGCAGCAGCGCCAGGATGGCTGGACAACCCACCTGGAGGAGGCGAGGAAACAAGGAAGGATAGAGGAGCTGAAGACAAGAGAAAGTGTTGTCTTCTGATTTTGACATGTGTAGCCGCCATTTATGCCTCGTAATCACCTTTGCAGCTTCATGGATGGCCGTGCACTTAGTGAGACACATCTGCTCCACATAGGCCCCTCCCATGATGAGGGATAGAGCCATGTCATATGACCTTTCTCTCACGGCTGCAAGATGTACAGAATACAGAGAAAACATACTTATGAAGGATTTTTGATTAAAAACTTTTAGGCTAAAGGTCAAAGCAGTTTTCAATCTTTGCAATTCTtatgtcagcatgctaacaatGCTGGCTTTTGATGTAATTTGGCACCAGAGTCTGCAGAGTAGTGATCTTGgtgtggagccacagtatcgagCTCCCAACAACACATgtgctccaccaatcaggagtcagtcttaactgtcaatcattacgtttcaccacatttttataacatcaaataactatttaaaatgtatccccaaaaaatgtgcccttgaacatacatcagtgtgataagaactatccACGTCCAattcattaacatggaggaggcggggtttatgacctgtacagcagccagccaccaggtggcgattgagatgctttggcatcactttggggagctgtcatgtcgtccatctttatgatTATCTTAGTTTTGTTGTATGTAGTCATGTTGGTATGCTAATAGTTGATAATATGGTAACAACTAAATACGCTGAGTTTGTGACTGATGTATGAGCGTTGGCtacgtgtgtgggtgtgggtgtgggtgtggctgggtgtgggtgtgtgtgtgtccaccaaTGAGCAGAGGAGACTCGTTCCTGCTGTTGGTGCTGTGTGGTGAGGCTCcgtgctgcagcagcatcctGACGTTTTCCACCAGGCCGGCCTCCGCCGCCAGAGTCAGAGCCGTGTCCCCGTCCTGCGTCTGCTCCTCCAGGGTCAGCTCTGTGGAGGTCACCACCACTGTGAACACACCATCATATGTTAAAGATACACTCCACATCTCCGGGCTCTTCCCTTTACACTTTACACCCCCAGCCTGTTGCACTGAGCTCTCACCCTGCAGCAGCGCATCCAGGATCTCAGGCTGCGGCTGCACAGCTGCTACGTGCAGAGGCAGCCGGGCCCTGCTGTCGCTCACTCTGAAGGCAGACACGCAGCCTGACAGCTCCTGCAGTGCACACACATCACCTGTGGAGAACAAACCAAGACCacatacagaacacacacaaacacacacacacacaaacacatttgctaTATGTATGCTCAACAGTGATTTCATGCACATACACTCGCAAGAACAtgaatttactttacttttgttAATCTCTAGGTGCTTCTACCTTATGCAACTTAACATAGTGTCACCTGTTATTGTTTTACCCTAACAGCAGATGCAGATATAGTTTTTAGCCCCaacaaggaaagaaagaggaagaattgaAATAGGAAGCTTGCCTTTATAAATGGCCGACATTATCTTCACAAAGTCTTCACTGTTTGGTTCTTTCCTGATGAGCAAGAGAAGAAAAGTGGATCAAATTAAAGATTTtactgcagaaacacaatgaaacagaGTCAAAACAGTGTTGGGGCTGTTTTCAAGCAATTAAGCAAAAAGTGCAACATTAAAAGACTGCAAGAGTtgtaaatgatgaaaaacatacataaaacatATAGAGGTATGCTTATAcacataaaaagataaaaactctATAATAATAACTCTTAATAACTCAGTGACAGTAATAAAGATTGAAGAAGAAGTACTTTTCATGGGTTTGGACTCctacctgtgtgtttgtactgaaCATGGCAGCTTGAAGGCATCTTGAACGCTCTCTTGAATGGCAAACTCAATCAGCTCCTCATTTATACCTTCTCGCTCCGAGTCGTCCATTTCTATTATGACGGGCAGTAAAATATGTTTCCAGGTTTAAAGTTTCAACTTTATCTATATCTGTCCAGCTGtatctgtaaaacacacagtggaacgAACTTGCGTttctcagaaacacacagttaaaaaacaacacaaaaaacacataattaaaGGCACAATAGATACTTTGGTGCAACAGTAGGTGTAGCTTGTTTGGGACTGTGTAAATTAAGCAGTTTTATGGCCTGCGGGGAAAAGCTGCCACTCtggctctttttcttttgacgTCAACACTGAGCTTCCTGAATGATTTCTCATCATTAAAAAGGAGTTTTGCTACATGTGCGGGCAGATTTTACTCGTTAAATTCAACATGTCTGCATTGTGGGTGCCTTGTCTGGTCCTGCAGACGTGCAACTTGTTTATCAGTGACTGACATCTGGCAGCGTTCACGCTTGAAATGCCGTCACATGTGAGTAAATCAGTATGTGCGCTCGCATCTGATTGGATCCCAGAAATGAAGTGATATTTTTGATATTAGTCCGATCGTTTTCCTCTCACCTGTTCACGTGACAGTGTTCTGTTGAACGCTCCAACTTGcagactgtttttgtttttgcagcgTCCTGAGTCCTCTGGGTTATATTTAGTCGTGACCTGCTGTGGAGTGTGGACGACCTGACTCAGCTCAGAGTGTGTCTGTCACACGCTCAGCTCCAGCAAAccaagcacccccccccccccccccctagtaGCTCCACTTTGTTTCATCAtactcaaacaaaacacacgttACATGTTTGCAGAACGTTACATGTCCAAGATCTTCTCATGTTACGTTCCCGTACGAGTAACCATTGTGTAACTCATCTGCCCCTTTGTGCATCCTCTGTGACTGCCATTGATTTGATAATGGAAATCAATTATGGATAATAGCTTTTGCTTGGATTCACTTCATCAATGTAAGTCACGAGGAGATTATGCAACAGGAATTcttcacatctgcacacacacactgaacagaaAGGTCTTCTCTGAGCTGCAACAAtaggaaataatgaaatataaatagcAACAATGAAGTTTGAGCACAAATCCTCCACCAGAGATTGTGTTATTTTCCACTTTCCGAACACCAGCTTGCAGAATAACCTCGGcatattgtgaaatatttcccTCGAGAGAATGAGTGCCCACTTTCTCCTGACGAACAAATTGATACGTGGGAGTTatggaaaaggggaaaaaaatgctcTCAGACAGCGTCAGCCTGTGACACAGTGACTCAGCCTGTAGGCGGCCTCTCTCCGCCGCGTCAGAAGACTGCACCGATGTGTCTGGAGTGAAAGCACACTGCCAGCCCATCCGCAAGTTTCACTACACGCTGggacactaaacacacacacacacactctctctcacacacactcacacacagagagggagagatgagctCTGCCTTTGAAAGAGAAACACTGACTTTCATCCACTGGATTTGAGCAACCGCACTTTTTTTGCTCCATATGAGGAAGAAAGTAAGTAACAgaatttattgtttgtgtttatacagttggtttacttttttaatttttctaatTTACAAATGTCTTCTCGTGTGCTGTTTGATATTATGTAGTATACTTACTATTAGCTGAAAAAGTACACCGATATTTATGAACTCTTACCTTAAAATAACATTCCTGTAGTATTTATAGTGGGGTTCAGTATCTATTAAAGGTGTCGAAATGAAGAACACACCCTTAATGAGTAACATTACTGCTGGTATTTAATGAGAGCAGCGGTCTGTGGTAACTGCTTCACATCCTGCTGCTCGATATATTGAATAAGGAAGATCAGCATGTGTTTCCCTCCCAGGAATCAAACTGCAGGTTCACTTCATTCTGCTGTGAGATGATATCTTAAGAGAATGAATTGGATTTTTAAGGGAAACTTGCTCATTGTGTAGTTGTTGGTTTAATGTCTTTGAAGAGTCTCTTCACTTGTCACTAAAACGTTCTTAGTTACTCAGTATTATATAGTATTATAGAGAAATAGTTTATATTTTGGATTAGGGCTGCTACTAATGTGTCACTGCCCAGGGTTATGTCTTAACATTGCCAGTTTTGTCTTATTAATGGTTCAATACTGAAAGATTTTCAGTTAACTGTCATAAAATCAagcataaaacaacaaatattcacaagtgagaagctggaaccagaagATACTTGATATTTTTAGCTCAGAAAATGACCAGAACGATTAATTGATTATCGAAATAGAAGCAGATTAATTTAGTCTTGTTTGacttattgattaattgactaaTCAATGCAGCTCTGTTTGAGATTTGCTGGGATACTAATGGAGGAAATCTGATACTGAGCTCTTGGGAAACGTAACATCAAACCaatgtgaagaaagattttgcACAATACTGTAAATTGAAGGCTGTATTATGAAGAAGAGAAATATATGATACATTACTGCATACACTGTGCGAGTGTTTCTGCAGTTTTGTCTTCAGTTGTTTCTCAGTGATTATTGGTTAAATATCATGTATTAACTGATTCTTATGATGCACACATACACCAGTACATCTACTCCTAGAGTTTAATTTTGcgatgtcccccccccaccaggaCTTTcatccttttccttttcaacacaataaatacacaaagatcATCAAAAGACATTAtcaaaaatcattattttaacaGCCGATATGTTTAGGAAATGCATCGGAAACCTCATCCTGCCTGGGCAGGGAAAGTAATTCAGCTGTCCAACGTCTGTTTGGAAATTCAATattggttttaaaaaatttgcataaaattgtatttgctgAGAGGTGGTAAAGTTTGatctaaaaaataataataaaccaagGTCCTCTTGATGTGGAAAAATTTAAAAGCTAATTACTGTAGCTAATGCATggaaaagatttattttttcaatgcACCTAACCATTGCGGCACACTGGCCTTCATCAGGGTGACTAACCTTACCGTCGTTcacttgagcaaggcactgtGGGTGTCAGTGAGAGtcctcaggaaaaaaaacattgcctATGGTCATTGTTACggtataaaaaatacaatggACTTTATCTcatatataaaaacactgtgtgatgtttttaatgCTTCACCTCCTGCAGATCTTGAAAGCACCTTGTCTCCTCTTGAGTCTGTTCACAAGTTTGAATCTCTGCTCTGGAAAATTCGGGACGCCGATAACTGATGATGTGAGCAAGCTGGCGTTACTGGTGAGCTAACAGAGTTATAGACACTACAGTATGTATTGCTGTCACATGATCTATGTTGCTGAAATCAGATTGTAAAAAAAtctttctctgtcatgttttccatCGTAGAAGCAGAATATCCCGTCCGATTATGAAATTCCTGTTAGTTACATTCCCAAAGAAGTGGTAGGTATGAAGCTGTGACAGCAGAACTGGCATGAACCTGTTAAATGGAGATGACACTTTAATATCTGACTCTTTTCATTCCTCGGTGTCCAGGCTGGCACGTGCTGGGTGGTGTTAAACATCTATCCTCTAGAGCAAAGTCTTCGGAAGCTGGCCGGCATGTTCGGGGCCATCTCCTCCAACAAGGAAAACATCATCGTCTTCATCGCGATGCTGAAGAGCTTACGCTTCACCTTCGACCACGAGGAGCTGGTGAGTCATCTGCAGCTTGATTTAGACTTGTGTATTTTGCGTATTTAATTCTATAAATGAGTTACGTCTGAGATCTCTTGTGGTCTGGTTCCCACCAGGAAACCACCATGCAAGTCTTCCAGTGTCACTACAGGGAAGGGAGCCTAATGTCTGGACTTTACTTCGACTACatcaaagacattttacaagCCGCGGCTCAGGGGACATCCGGCTTCTTGTGCAAGCCGCCACCACCGTGTCTCAGTCCACGTGTCCCACCAGGTACGCCATTCattccatcaatcaatcaatcaaatgttatttgtatagcccatattcacaaatcacaatttgtctcatagggctttaacatggtgtgcCATCCTCTGTTcgtaaccctcaacaagagtaaggaaaaactacgaAAAaccccttttaacagggtaaaaagtacgtagaaacctcagagagagccacatgtgagggatccctctcccagggcggacagaagtgcaatagatgtcaagtgtaaaggagaacatcaccaagataagggttttagcagcattgataagaataaacactttgtagcataactgaaggtcaatgaattgatagattattgtcagtaacAGTCGAGTATCCGAGGAGAAATACTCCTGCATTAGTGATTTCTGATTTACAATTGATGCCTCAAAAATTAAAGCAGCTTAGTAGCCGAGAGAAGACACTGATTTAGGGGTCACCGAATTAAAACCATATACTTTGGATAAAGAAAATTATATGATCTAAAGAGAAGTTTCATAAAGCCACTTGGCAAAGCCTTTTTATGTCAATCAACATCTCAAGAGGGAAGTAATGTGAATAAAGAAAACGTCTAAACTGGTCCAACCGGAATCCTCTTCACTGGTTCAATAAACAAACGTCAAGTGTTTCTGACTTCCTACTTTCAGATTTCTGAGGTGTAACTATGTATTCAGTTaaatttcaaaaaaatattttctttccccAGGGGGTCAGGAAGACGCACGACAATAcagctggtccaagagaacgCCCGTGCTCCTGGCTCTCATCCCCTTCATAGCCTGCGTTGTTCTCATAGTGTGGCAGGTAAATACATGAACCGTCACACTTTCACCTTTTAACGCTGTGTGTATTTACCACTTTAcaagaaatatagaaacatggAGAGATTGTTTTGAGAACGTTCAAAGAGAATCATCATTAGGATACATTTTACCcagtattttgttttatgaagAAATACCTTcaaaatatgatgaaaatacCCGTGCTCGTTAGAAAGTGTGTAACACAAACGACTAAAGCTGATTTCACACACgtccaaacattttccaaaactttTCCGGAAGGTCTGCATgagagaacgcaaatgtccaagatCCTGATATTTTTGATAAACCTTTCCTGCAAgtaaaatgtccgagtgagcccatgtgagaaaacagcaggggaAATTCAGGGCAAGAGAGTGAGCGTGTCCGTGACGTTTATAACAGCTGACGGATGTAAAACTGAAAGACATCTCGGGACGTAAAAGAGTCGTCATACTCATAGAAGAAGCGGACAATGTTAGAAAATTATTACCATAACAAAAGTACAGTTACAGCTTTACTGCGAACACTGTAGCTGTAACACAATCATCCTATTATTCAAACTAACAACTGAATGTATGTATGAAAGGTCAGTAATGTCAAACCCAGAGGAAATTAATAGTTTCTATAGGACGATAagcatttacttttatttttattatcagcaCTTGTCAGCAAGTGTTTTATGTTTCCGCCGCTTCTAGGATGAAAAATTCTCTCGGGGtccattttattattatttattcagagAAGCTGCCCCTCTGGGTATATCCCATAAACTGTATACACCCTAAACTATAGTGGCTTGCTTGCTTTTTCTAACGTTATACATTATGAGAAGCCTCCACCACATTGACTCTTGTGCATCTCGCGGTCTCTGTGGGTCAGTCTTATAAAACCTGCATGATAATGCGCCTTTGTTTCAGTCAGCACTTCCAGGAAGTCCAATCTTGTAAAGTTAATAACCGCTCATCAAATATTCAGCAGTACTTTGAGGCTCAGTTATTACCTAATGTAAGGATGTTCGCTTTGGAGATTTATAATGCCGTGTGTCCGTCATACAAAACAGGATAGAAGagtcattttctatttttccattttttattttaattttttaggTCAAGTCTGGAAGGCGCTTACCAATGTGCAACACCGAAAATAACCCAACGCCATCTTCTGACACGATCCccagtgtgtctgtctccatccCGCTTCAAACACTCACCCACGCTGCCGACACTCAGCCAGCGGGGGAGGCGATGCCCGAGCATGAGAGTGGATGAAGCACGGAAttaagaagagaaggaaaaactcTCTGCAGGTTGTCCTGTTCTTGGCAGGAGCCTGCTGGATGTGAACGAGTGTGGTCTGAcactcttcctcctgctttcaCTCATTTGAGAGAGCGGCCATGATAGAAACTCACCTGCTGCGAAGGAGGAAGGGCAAACTTCCCTCAGGCATTTCTAACATCTAACCAAGCAAAGAGACGCACAGGTTATCTGCCAACATGGCTGGTGAAGTGTATCGTCTTGCCTTGGCCGGCGTTTATCAGCAGGCGACTGGCTTCGTTAGAGCTGATCACgttgatttattttactttcccTGCCACTCTGCACTGGTGCCATTCAGAGGGATCACCAGGTTCAAGCTTAAAGCTGCAATCAATCATCAGAGATCAAAATGATATGACACTATTCTGAGGACATTTCTTTCCGCGATGATACACCTGTCATCAACTTGTTGGCCGCATCCTGCTCCTGTTTCCTGGTTCCTGCAGAAATGCATTAGGGGAATAGGCAAAGAGCCACATTCCTACCAAACCAGTCTTTAGTAAAACAATTGaattgcagcagcagcttgtctTGTActtctgtgatctgtgatctgtcaCAAGATGTGAACCTGCTAGTCGCAAACAACACGCTAGAGCAACTCAACAAGCGTCCCACTTTGTGAGTCAAAGATCTGACCAGATGGCAGATAGCCATCGCCAGGGGCACTTTCAATCCCGTCATTGTATCTCGAAGCTGTTGCCCAGTGATCTATAGCTGCTGCTCGGCCTCCGCGAGTGT
Above is a genomic segment from Hippoglossus hippoglossus isolate fHipHip1 chromosome 23, fHipHip1.pri, whole genome shotgun sequence containing:
- the asb15b gene encoding ankyrin repeat and SOCS box protein 15b — its product is MDDSEREGINEELIEFAIQESVQDAFKLPCSVQTHRKEPNSEDFVKIMSAIYKGDVCALQELSGCVSAFRVSDSRARLPLHVAAVQPQPEILDALLQVVVTSTELTLEEQTQDGDTALTLAAEAGLVENVRMLLQHGASPHSTNSRNESPLLIAVRERSYDMALSLIMGGAYVEQMCLTKCTAIHEAAKVGCPAILALLLRHGAKVTGRDGHGVTPLGVAAEYGNTEALDLLIQNGGDVNAQASNGDTVLYDASGSGNLDCIKLLLQHGANPNVASYACQLPIHRAAYEGHILALRTLIPITTKRAIRLSGQSPVHSAADGGQVECLELLIQRGYDVSALLHTHISENYGDLRKTPLYFAVSNDDMTCAEMLLAAGARTDLDPLQCILVAIRAERYELVQLLLSYGAEVNCYFRVISNTVFPTALQYCLRNQVMLRLLLNSGYRADKCFQCCHADGEEMDSTWIDLHNQVYQIYSQPTVVPFCEFVSVSWLTHLAGSVVRMLLDYVDYVRICPDLRRILERRPEWDEISDILSKPRSLQHLCRLVIRRHMSLRALNDPKAMAAAPFPPRLKSFLTYREYDLYADLSST
- the LOC117757547 gene encoding uncharacterized protein LOC117757547; amino-acid sequence: MRKKILKAPCLLLSLFTSLNLCSGKFGTPITDDVSKLALLKQNIPSDYEIPVSYIPKEVAGTCWVVLNIYPLEQSLRKLAGMFGAISSNKENIIVFIAMLKSLRFTFDHEELETTMQVFQCHYREGSLMSGLYFDYIKDILQAAAQGTSGFLCKPPPPCLSPRVPPGGQEDARQYSWSKRTPVLLALIPFIACVVLIVWQVKSGRRLPMCNTENNPTPSSDTIPSVSVSIPLQTLTHAADTQPAGEAMPEHESG